From Rutidosis leptorrhynchoides isolate AG116_Rl617_1_P2 chromosome 3, CSIRO_AGI_Rlap_v1, whole genome shotgun sequence, a single genomic window includes:
- the LOC139896876 gene encoding uncharacterized protein, with amino-acid sequence MTTIPATIQFQSQSITTAISSNLQMQPSSTTLLRRLSSHLPFRRFTSSTSLRLAPIRAFSTNETNSEIQINGEKVSNKPPICTADELHYVSVKNSDWRLALWRYHPSSQAKLRKHPLLLLSGVGTNAIGYDLSPESSFARYMCEQGFDTWILEVRGAGLSIHGSNGKEIEHSAHKISEQMEASAATGTENARFRSQSLNANGTATSDSRLAIITKDPAALPTLWEESVAVTKLTETFIILSDRVSGFLNESQSRLISAKLFDQFLKLVGDSFVIERFNEIKKNLLSLLEVRQNSAVSSQINDLSQKLINIIEEGQRTVSPPLFDLHDRLTTTIEDFQSQLELIVKFDWDFDHYLEEDVPAAINYIKDYTKPEDGKLVAIGHSMGGILLYSMLSRFGSEGREPGLAAIVTLASSLDYTSSNSTLKLLLPLADPAQTLNVPIVPLGAMLTAAYPFTSNPPYVLSWLNHMISAQDMMHPELLKKLVFNNFCTIPAKLLLQLASAFRERGLSDRSGTFFYKEHIHKINVPVLAIAGDKDAICPPEAVQETTKLIPENLVTYKLFGEPHGPHYAHYDLVGGRLAVDEVYPCVVQFLEQYDQK; translated from the exons GGCTCCAATTAGGGCTTTTTCAACCAACGAAACGAACTCCGAGATCCAAATTAACGGCGAGAAGGTTTCTAATAAACCTCCGATTTGTACCGCCGACGAGTTACATTACGTTTCCGTCAAAAATTCCGACTGGAGACTTGCGTTATGGAGATATCATCCTTCGTCACAG GCGAAATTGAGAAAGCATCCATTATTGTTGTTATCTGGTGTGGGAACAAATGCAATAGGTTATGATCTCTCACCAGAG TCTTCGTTTGCTCGTTACATGTGTGAACAAGGATTCGACACGTGGATTCTCGAGGTTCGAGGAGCTGGTTTAAGCATTCATGGATCAAACGGTAAAGAAATCGAACATTCTGCTCATAAAATATCTGAACAAATGGAAGCTAGCGCTGCAACTGGAACAGAAAACGCTCGATTTCGCTCGCAGTCATTAAATGCGAACGGGACCGCCACATCAGATTCAAGGCTTGCGATTATTACCAAAGATCCAGCAGCATTACCAACTTTATGGGAGGAATCAGTAGCGGTCACCAAACTAACAGAAACTTTTATAATTCTTTCGGATAGAGTATCGGGCTTTCTCAATGAAAGTCAATCGAGACTGATATCTGCTAAATTATTTGACCAGTTTTTAAAGCTTGTAGGAGACTCTTTTGTAATTGAGCGGTTTAACGAGATTAAGAAGAACTTGTTAAGTTTGTTAGAAGTAAGACAAAACTCTGCTGTTTCAAGTCAAATAAATGATTTGAGTCAAAAGCTGATTAATATTATTGAAGAAGGTCAACGTACTGTTTCACCACctttgtttgatttgcatgatcgtCTGACGACAACCATTGAAGATTTCCAGAGTCAGTTGGAGTTGATTGTCAAGTTTGACTGGGATTTTGACCATTACCTCGAAGAGGACGTTCCTGCTGCG ATAAATTATATAAAGGATTATACTAAACCTGAGGATGGTAAATTGGTTGCTATTGGACACTCGATGGGGGGAATTTTACTATACTCCATGCTATCACGATTTG GTTCTGAAGGACGGGAACCAGGATTGGCTGCTATTGTTACACTGGCGTCTTCACTTGACTATACATCCTCAAATTCAACACTCAAATTACTCTTACCACTT GCTGATCCTGCACAGACACTTAATGTGCCTATTGTTCCATTAGGCGCAATGTTAACAGCTGCTTATCCTTTCACATCTAATCCTCCATATGTTTTATCATGGCTTAATCATATGATATCAGCACAAGACATGATGCATCCCGAGCTTTTGAAAAAACTCGTTTTTAACAACTTCT GTACCATACCAGCTAAACTCTTGTTACAGCTGGCATCAGCCTTTCGTGAGCGTGGTCTAAGTGACCGAAGTGGGACGTTTTTCTACAAGGAACATATTCACAAAATCAATGTCCCAGTTTTGGCCATTGCAGGCGATAAAGATGCAATATGCCCCCCAGAAGCTGTACAGG AAACAACGAAGCTGATTCCTGAGAATTTGGTTACATATAAACTTTTTGGTGAACCGCATGGCCCACATTATGCCCATTATGATTTGGTTGGAGGCCGATTG GCGGTGGACGAAGTGTATCCCTGCGTAGTACAATTTTTAGAACAATATGATCAGAAATGA
- the LOC139896875 gene encoding probable protein phosphatase 2C 15: MGSRLKMNSHNSELVPLAALMSRELKNEKMEKPSVRYGCAAQSRKGEDYFLMKTDCQRIKGDPSSSFSVFGIFDGHNGNAAAIYSRDNLLNHVLDAIPRGLKRDEWLQALPRALVAGFVKTDKQFQSKGLTSGTTATLVIVDRLTVTVASCGDSRCILDTPDGSVSVLTIDHRLEENSEERERVTASGGEVGRLNVIGGPEIGPLRCWPGGLCLSRSIGDMDVGEFIVPIPHVKQVKLPNGGGRLIIASDGIWDALSSEIAAQSCRCLPSELAARQVVKEALRRRGLKDDTTCIVVDIVVPNTSLPPPPARKTQSKLRMLLFKAKFLNSSNKLSDKLIVEELFEEGSAMLAERLGNDDMSGSTTSGLFMCAVCQADLAASEPISVDVGSVFSTSSKPWHGPFLCAGCRDKKDAMEGKRPSGIKVI, encoded by the exons ATGGGATCAAGGTTGAAGATGAATTCACATAACTCTGAACTTGTGCCTTTAGCTGCATTAATGAGTAGAGAATTGAAAAATGAAAAGATGGAGAAACCATCTGTGAGATATGGGTGTGCTGCTCAATCGAGAAAAGGCGAAGATTATTTCTTGATGAAAACAGATTGCCAGAGAATTAAAGGGGATCCTTCTTCAAGTTTTTCAGTTTTTGGG ATTTTTGATGGTCACAATGGCAATGCTGCAGCAATATATTCACGAGACAATCTTTTAAATCATGTATTGGATGCTATACCTCGTGGTCTTAAGCGTGATGAGTGGCTTCAAGCGTTACCTCGAGCTTTAGTTGCCGGTTTTGTCAAGACCGATAAACAGTTCCAAAGCAAAG GTTTAACATCGGGAACAACTGCTACGCTCGTTATCGTTGATAGATTGACAGTTACCGTTGCTTCTTGTGGTGACTCTCGTTGTATTCTCGATACACCAGACGGAAGTGTGTCGGTTTTGACCATTGACCATAGGCTCGAAGAAAACAGTGAAGA AAGGGAACGTGTTACCGCTAGTGGCGGTGAAGTAGGACGGCTCAACGTAATCGGTGGGCCCGAG ATTGGACCGCTTCGTTGTTGGCCTGGTGGGTTATGTCTTTCTAGATCGATTGGTGATATGGACGTTGGTGAATTTATCGTTCCGATACCACACGTGAAACAAGTGAAGCTTCCGAACGGTGGTGGACGGCTTATAATTGCTTCGGATGGAATTTGGGACGCTTTGTCGTCTGAAATTGCTGCTCAATCGTGCCGTTGTTTGCCTTCTGAACTTGCTGCTAGACAAGTAGTTAAG GAAGCGTTAAGAAGAAGGGGATTGAAAGATGATACAACATGCATAGTTGTTGATATAGTCGTGCCTAATACTTCGTTGCCACCACCTCCTGCTCGTAAAACGCAGAGCAAGCTCAGAATGTTGTTGTTCAAAGCCAAGTTCCTCAATTCATCTAATAAATTGTCCGATAAACTCATCGTTGAGGAACTTTTTGAAGAAGGTTCTGCAATGCTTGCCGAAAG ATTGGGAAACGATGACATGAGTGGTTCAACGACATCTGGTCTGTTTATGTGTGCGGTGTGCCAAGCCGACCTAGCCGCAAGTGAACCTATATCCGTTGATGTAGGTTCCGTTTTCTCAACGAGCTCAAAACCGTGGCACGGTCCGTTCCTTTGTGCTGGTTGTCGTGATAAAAAAGACGCAATGGAAGGAAAACGACCGAGTGGAATCAAAGTAATTTAA